Genomic segment of Synechococcales cyanobacterium T60_A2020_003:
GTTTCCGTCCGGGGGGCAGTTCGTCAATTTGACTGACATCGAGATCTCCGTGGAGGGTTAAGGCGAGGGTGCGTGGAATCGGGGTTGCGGTCATGGTCAACACGTGGGGGCGATCGCCTTTTTGCTGAAGTTTTGCCCGTTGTGCCACACCAAAGCGATGCTGTTCATCAATCACCACCAGTCCCAACTGCTGGAATTTCACCGGATCTTCGATCAGGGCATGGGTACCAACGAGAAGCGGCAATTCCCCGGTTTCCAGTTCCTGATGAATTTGGCGACGCTTAGCGGTGCGGGTTGATCCCGTCAACAATTCCACCGACAGATGCAGCGCATTAAACCAAGACACAAGCTTGTGGTAATGCTGTTCCGCCAAAACCTCTGTCGGAGCCATAAACGCCGCCTGATATCCCGCCTGGATCGCCGCCAGAATCGCCACCACGGCTACCACGGTTTTTCCAGATCCCACATCTCCCTGGACGAGGCGATTCATAGGGATCGGTTGCTGGAGATCGTTCAAAATATCGTTCACGACTCGCTGCTGAGCATCGGTGAATTTAAACGGCAGAGTTTCATAAAACGCGTCGATCAGCTCGCCTGTGGGAGCCAGTACGACGTTCGTTTGTTCCTGTCGCTGCTGCGCCCGTCGTTGCAGCAAACCTAATTGCAGGTAGAAAAATTCGTCAAACACTAACCGTCGTCGTGCCGCTTGCAGAGCCTCCTGATCTGGGGGGAAATGGATGTGGGCGATCGCCTCCTGAATCCCGATCAGGCCATAGTCCTGGCGAATCTCGTCGGGCAACGCCTCCGGAATGCGGGCGATCGCAGGCAACGCCCCAACCACCGCTTTTCGCACCACATCCGCCGAAATTCCTTCCGAGAGGGGATAGATCGGCACAATCCGCCCCACCGTTAGGGAATCAATGCTGCTCTCTACATGATCGATCAGCTCAATTTGCGGTTCTTCCAGCGTGATCCCGTACTGATTCTGCTTTACCAATCCAGAGGCCGCCACCGTTGCCCCTTTGGGATAGAGGCGCTTTTGCTGTTCCTGCCACCCACGATTGCTAAACCGCTTTCCGGCAAAGAAACGGCTGACCCGCATTTGTCCAGAGGGATCCCGCAGGGTCAGCTCAAAAATCGATAGCTTTGAATTCCGGGGACTGGTGAAACAGTTGCAGCTTTTCACCGTTGCAATGATCGTGACCGTTTCCCCCGGCACTAGATCTTTAATATTGACCTGTCGTGCATAGTCGATGTGGTCACGGGGATAGTAGTAAAGCAGATCGCGAACGGTGTAGAGGCCAAGTTTGGCTAGGCGATCGCTATTTCGTGCCCCAACGCCTGGAAGATAGGTCAGGGCTTGGTCTAGCTCTATCGGGGTGCGCGATCGCACTACTGGTGCAGTTCGTGGGGTTGTGGCTTGTTTGGGGGTTGATCCATGATTCGTTGCACCAGACGGTTCGGCTGTCCGGGAGGATTGAATTGTGGCGGACTCCGTTAACCGCTGCGCCTGATAGATGAAGCGACGGGTATCGGCGACGAGATGCTGGCGTTGGGCAAAGCTGAGATCGGCATACTCGCCATACTGACGGGCAAGGGTCTGACAGCGATCGCGCTCCGCAGAGGGTAGCGTTTCCGGGGGCTGGGCAAGGCTCAATTGCAGGAATTCACTAAATTGGTACTGCTTCCCCATGAGGTTGTTAAACCCCTGCTCAGCCTCGTACCTTAGTGCTTTTTGGAGCCTTAACCAGTCCATGAATCCTATGTCCAAGCCTCTTTAAGTATAGATCACCTGTACTTATAACAGCCGTTCATACGGGTGGTGAGATATAGGAGTCCCCCCCTGCCCTACGCAACCCTTCAGTTGCGACGCCCAAGATCTTGAGGTGACTTTGCGTTGTTCAACACATCAACACCAAAGCGTAACACTTCATTGCAGAGACAGAATTTTTCGGCAGTTCCCGTGATAACGTCTATAACGTTGACTTTTAACAAAAGTAACTTTGTCCCTAGGACAAAGCTCTTGAGAGGAAGCAAGTTTAATGTTGACATCTGATTTTCAATCTAGCTCAGCAGCGCGCGAAGATTTCAGTGAATACGTTGCCCACCTTCAACTTCACATGACCCTGCAAGCTCGGAACTTGGTTCCACCCATGCGGGATGCAGCAGACAGTCGTGAGCAACTCTTGTATCAAACCCAAGCCACATTCGAGAAGTTTATTTCTCGCCAAGGTCGATAGGCATCCCAGCAACGGTTTACACACGGGTCACCCCATTTCCGTTGATTGGCTTGCTGCAAGAAAAAGTTTTTTAGGCAAAGCCCGCCCTTATGCGGGCTTTACTAGTTTTACCAGGGGGGGGTCTACTGAGGACTGTAATACCCCTCATAGGATGATGATGAGTCAGACTCCTGGGGAGCCAAACCTCTAGCCCGACGGAACGCTGCCCGTGCATCTTTCCAGTTGGCGATCGCCGCCTGTGCCTCACCATACAGCGGACGTCCCGGTGCAATCTGCGACGCAATATCGATAGCGACCGAGTACCACTCCCGCATGGCGTACCCATAGGCGCGATCGAGAATTTTCCGATCCTCGGCAATGGCCGCATTGTCAATCGTGGTTTGCCAGGTATTGGCTAAGGACTGTGCCTCGTCGTAAAGCGCCCGCTTGGGCTGAATTCGTTTTGCCGCCTCAATGGCTTCTGATAACCGTCCCTGATTCGCCAAGGCGATCGCGTCATCCAGGAGCGGCTGATCTTCGATGCGTTCAATCTCCAGCTTCCAGTGGGCAATGGAGGTTTGCGCCTCTAGGCGGAGGGCACGCCCCTGCTGGACTTGGCTGGCCTCCGCGATCGCCGCTTGCAGCATCGGGATCGTCCGTTGTCCCGCCATCCGATAGGCGCGATCGAGAATCGGGCGATCTTCCAAGCGTTCAATTTCCAGCTTCCAGTGCGCCATCAGCGTTTGAGCCTGCACCCGCCGGGGGCGATCGCTGCCGATCTGACTCGCCTGCTCAATGGCAAGTTGATAGGTCGAACGCTGCCCCGCATCGGCAAACCAGTCCGCCACTTTTAGATCTAGTAAATCCTGCAACTGTTGCTGCCACGCCTTCGCCTGTCCCTGGGCATCGGCGTAGAGCGGACTTTGGGGATCAATCTGACGCGCCGCCGCGATCGCCGCATTCAGGTTCCACATTTCCTGAAGCGAGGGCATCCACGATTGGTTCTGGGCTGACCTTGCCCAATATTGCGCGTGGCTATAGAGAATCAGATCCGTAGCCTCTGGAAACGCTTTGGTGG
This window contains:
- the recG gene encoding ATP-dependent DNA helicase RecG translates to MDWLRLQKALRYEAEQGFNNLMGKQYQFSEFLQLSLAQPPETLPSAERDRCQTLARQYGEYADLSFAQRQHLVADTRRFIYQAQRLTESATIQSSRTAEPSGATNHGSTPKQATTPRTAPVVRSRTPIELDQALTYLPGVGARNSDRLAKLGLYTVRDLLYYYPRDHIDYARQVNIKDLVPGETVTIIATVKSCNCFTSPRNSKLSIFELTLRDPSGQMRVSRFFAGKRFSNRGWQEQQKRLYPKGATVAASGLVKQNQYGITLEEPQIELIDHVESSIDSLTVGRIVPIYPLSEGISADVVRKAVVGALPAIARIPEALPDEIRQDYGLIGIQEAIAHIHFPPDQEALQAARRRLVFDEFFYLQLGLLQRRAQQRQEQTNVVLAPTGELIDAFYETLPFKFTDAQQRVVNDILNDLQQPIPMNRLVQGDVGSGKTVVAVVAILAAIQAGYQAAFMAPTEVLAEQHYHKLVSWFNALHLSVELLTGSTRTAKRRQIHQELETGELPLLVGTHALIEDPVKFQQLGLVVIDEQHRFGVAQRAKLQQKGDRPHVLTMTATPIPRTLALTLHGDLDVSQIDELPPGRKPIQTTVLGGRDRAHAYDLMRREIAQGRQVYVVLPLVDESEKLDLRSAIEEFHRLQEIVFPEFQVGLLHGRMSSAEKEEAIAQFRDQKTHILVSTTVVEVGVDVPNASVMLIEHAERFGLSQLHQLRGRVGRGADQSYCLLMSNSKAETARQRLKVLEQSQDGFFISEMDMRFRGPGEVLGTRQSGLPDFALASLVEDQAVLDIARQAAEALTQTDPMLQSHPVLLKELVYRYQKLMGGTILT